CGCCTATGACGGCCCCGACTACGTCACGATCGACTGAGAAGGCCGATGGCAACGACCGAGCCCGCCGACATGTCCCAGCAGCCGACCGGGCTGGCGAACCGGAAGGACGCTGTGACAACCCCCCAGACCGCGTTCGAGTACGCCCCGGCGCCGGAGTCGCGCGCCATCGCCCGGCTCAGGCCCTCCTACGGCATCTTCGTCGACGGCGAGTTCCGCGCCGGCCGGGGCGAGGCGGTCAAGACCGTCAACCCGGCCACCGAGGAGCCGCTGGCCGAGGTCGCCGAGGCGAACGAGGCCGACGTGGTCGACGCGGTGGCCGCCGCCCGGCGGGCCTACGAGGGCAGCTGGTCACGGCTGCCGGGCTCCGAACGCGCCAAGTACCTGTTCCGGATCGCGCGGGCCATCCAGGAGCGCGGCCGCGAACTGGCGGTGCTGGAGTCCCTGGACAACGGCAAGCCGATCAAGGAAGCGCGCGATGTCGACATTCCCAACGCCGCCGCGCACTTCTTCTACTACGCCGGCTGGGCCGACAAGCTGGGCTACGCCGGGTTCGGCCCCGACCCGCGCCCGGTCGGGGTCGCCGGCCAGATCATCCCGTGGAACTTCCCGCTGCTGATGGCCGCCTGGAAGATCGCGCCGGCGCTGGCCACCGGCAACACCGTGGTGCTCAAGCCGGCCGAGACCACGCCGCTGACCGCGCTGACGCTGGCCGAGATCATCGCCGAGTGCGACCTGCCGCCCGGCGTGGTGAACGTGCTGGCCGGCGGCCCGGCGGTCGGCCAGGCCCTGGTCGAGCAGCCGGGGGTCGACAAGATCGCCTTCACCGGCTCGACCGCGGTCGGCAAGGCGCTGCAGCGCTCGGTCGCCGTCTCGGGCAAGCGGCTGTCGCTGGAGCTGGGCGGCAAGGCCGCCAACATCGTCTTCGACGACGCCGCGATCGACCAGGCCGTCGAGGGGATCGTCAACGGGATCTTCTTCAAC
The DNA window shown above is from Jatrophihabitans sp. and carries:
- a CDS encoding aldehyde dehydrogenase family protein, translating into MATTEPADMSQQPTGLANRKDAVTTPQTAFEYAPAPESRAIARLRPSYGIFVDGEFRAGRGEAVKTVNPATEEPLAEVAEANEADVVDAVAAARRAYEGSWSRLPGSERAKYLFRIARAIQERGRELAVLESLDNGKPIKEARDVDIPNAAAHFFYYAGWADKLGYAGFGPDPRPVGVAGQIIPWNFPLLMAAWKIAPALATGNTVVLKPAETTPLTALTLAEIIAECDLPPGVVNVLAGGPAVGQALVEQPGVDKIAFTGSTAVGKALQRSVAVSGKRLSLELGGKAANIVFDDAAIDQAVEGIVNGIFFNQGHVCCAGSRLLVQESVHDEVVSALQERLQTLRLGDPLDKNTDIGAINSAVQLARVRELADVGEAEGATRWSPACTLPDRGFWFPPTVFTGASQSSRIAREEIFGPVLTVLTFRTPQEAVDKANNTPYGLSAGIWTEKGSRILWMASRLRAGVIWANTFNRFDPTSPFGGYSESGFGREGGRHGLAAYLQSEA